The following proteins are encoded in a genomic region of Populus trichocarpa isolate Nisqually-1 chromosome 13, P.trichocarpa_v4.1, whole genome shotgun sequence:
- the LOC18104583 gene encoding uncharacterized protein LOC18104583 produces the protein MAAKDTAPSLDILVRGPEGCFVWNGPPFGNGEPSVKLERVPCSRAKFSEDGSRLLVMKSDFVISIYDCSSFKEIKSFQVPNVLAAVLSPCGTYLQTFQKSSTPQDKNLVLWKIESGDSVYQQFQKNMTKTTWPSIRLSSDEAIACRMATNEIQFFDPKDFSKGIVHRIRVPGVAAVELSMVPGSHVAAFIPESKGVPASVQIFACGKEMQSQPVARRSFFRCDTVQLKWNRGSTGLLAVAQSDVDKTNQSYYGESKLNYLTTNGSHEGLVPLRKEGPIHDVQWSCSGSEFAVVYGFMPASATLFDKKCHPLLELGTGPYNTVRWNPKGKFLCLAGFGNLPGDMAFWDYVDKKQIGTTKAEWSVTSEWSPDGCYFMTATTAPRLQVDNGIKIFHHNGSLYFKKMFDKLYEVEWKPESPDRFGEIAELIKSVDSLKVTETKSQGQGAASKKTAPAQKPAAYRPPQAKAAAAVQAELFGGSSTEQMSKNALKNKKKREKQREKKAAEAGTTAEGSW, from the exons ATGGCAGCTAAGGACACTGCACCTTCCTTGGATATTTTAG TTAGAGGACCAGAAGGGTGTTTTGTGTGGAATGGGCCACCATTTGGGAATGGTGAACCAAGTGTTAAGCTTGAGAGAGTTCCTTGTAGTCGTGCAAAGTTTAGTGAAGATGGGTCTAGACTTCTGGTGATGAAAAGTGATTTTGTTATTAGTATCTATGATTGCAGTAGCTTTAAGGAGATTAAATCTTTCCAAGTTCCCAATGTTCTCGCTGCTGTGTTGTCACCTTGTGGGACTTATCTTCAGACTTTTCAGAAATCATCGACACCACAGGATAAGAATCTGGTTTTGTGGAAGATAGAGAGTGGTGATTCTGTTTATCAGCAATTCCAAAAGAACATGACAAAGACCACGTG GCCCTCGATCCGATTAAGTTCTGATGAAGCTATTGCATGTCGGATGGCAACAAATGAAATACAATTTTTCGATCCCAAAGATTTCTCTAAAGGAATTGTTCACCGCATAAGGGTTCCTGGGGTGGCTGCTGTTGAGCTTTCAATGGTGCCAGGGTCTCATGTGGCAGCATTTATCCCAGAGTCTAAG GGTGTTCCAGCCAGTGTTCAGATATTTGCTTGTGGGAAAGAAATGCAAAGTCAGCCTGTTGCTCGAAGGAGCTTTTTCCGATGTGATACAGTGCAACTGAAATGGAATCGTGGTTCTACTGGGCTTCTGGCGGTGGCTCAATCAGATGTTGACAAGACCAATCAAAGTTATTATGGAGAGTCCAAGCTGAACTACCTTACAACCAATGGGTCCCATGAGGGGCTGGTACCTCTAC GTAAAGAAGGGCCAATTCACGATGTTCAGTGGTCATGTTCTGGTTCAGAGTTTGCTGTTGTTTATGGAT TTATGCCTGCAAGCGCAACATTGTTTGATAAGAAGTGCCATCCTCTACTTGAGCTTGGAACGGGCCCTTACAATACTGTCCGTTGGAACCCAAAAGGGAAAT TTCTATGCTTAGCTGGTTTTGGTAACTTACCTGGTGACATG GCTTTCTGGGACTATGtggacaaaaaacaaattggaacAACCAAGGCTGAATGGTCTGTAACAAGTGAGTGGTCCCCAGATGGGTGCTATTTCATGACTGCCACAACAGCTCCAAGACTACAAGTTGACAATGG GATTAAAATTTTCCACCACAATGGATCACTATACTTCAAAAAGATGTTTGATAAATTGTATGAG GTTGAGTGGAAACCAGAATCACCAGATAGATTTGGTGAAATTGCAGAACTAATCAAGTCTGTTGATTCATTAAAAGTCACAGAAACCAAATCTCAAG GACAAGGTGCAGCTTCCAAGAAAACTGCTCCTGCTCAGAAACCTGCTGCTTATCGCCCTCCACAAGCtaaagctgctgctgctgttcagGCAGAG TTGTTTGGAGGAAGCTCCACTGA ACAAATGAGCAAGAATGCgctgaagaacaagaaaaaaagagagaaacaaagggAGAAGAAGGCCGCTGAGGCTGGCACAACTGCTGAGGGTTCATGGTAG